The following DNA comes from Chiloscyllium punctatum isolate Juve2018m unplaced genomic scaffold, sChiPun1.3 scaffold_1520, whole genome shotgun sequence.
TTTCCAAGTTTCCTGACGACTggaaggaggggagagtggaATTGGTGAGGCAGGTGCACAGGGTGAATGAGATGGAGCAGAGTGTTATTGAAATGGAGATATATGGGGaacggttctgaggaagggtcgctgGGCCTGAGACATtgaccctgatttctctccacagacccgctgagcttttccagcaacttctgtttttgatatATTGGGGAGTGTGGCTgtccagagggtgatgggtgtcAGTGTACACCAGTCTGACGCAGCAGACAGTtacaaaggcaaatggtatgttggccctGATTGCACGAGGATTTGAGAGCAGGCATAGTTGTACTGCAGTTGTACAGGCtcttggtgagaccatatctctAGTATTGTGCAGAGTTTTGGTCTGCTTTGTTAAGAGAGGATGTTTTTGTTATAGAGGAAGTACAGCAGAGGTATCACTAAGCTGATACACTGGACTGTCTATAAGAAGAGATTGGTTCAACCGCATCTTTATTCAGTAGGATTTAGGAGGATGAGAAGTGATCTGATTGAACTATCTAAACTTCTCACAGGGCTGGACAGACTCAAtgcagagagaatgtttccccaGTTGGGGAGTACAGAATGAGGGGGCGATAACCTTAGGACACAGGGTAGATTGTTTCGGACCCAgatgaggaaatatttcttcactcACAGAAGAGTGAACCTGTAGGATTTCctactgcagaaggctgtggaggacaAGTCATTGTATATATTCaaggcaaagagagagaaacaTGTTCTCTGCAGGCTAGAGGGGTATGGGGCAGATCGGGAACGTGTGAGAGCAAGGCAGGCACGCCAggcccgatgggctgaatggcctaccgtTTAGCCACACGCTGACACCGGGATTCAGTGGCGATTGGGGAAAAGCTCAGACAGactgggcagagtgaggggggggggggtcatgtgAGGGGAGTCTTTTCCGGCCTACTCAAGGCCCGGGCCCACAGGAGAACAACGGGGCACGGGATAGGGCTGGCCCCCTCCTAATTACCGCGAGGGGACGGGCGGGGAGTCACCTCTGTCAAACATGCACAATATACTCTGCACCCAACGCATTTCCCATTGTTCGGTTGCCCCGGCAACCCTCTCCATTTAACGCGTGTAGGCCTCTGGTTAGCTGTTCCCACACAACACTGGGACATTGACGTCATCCTCCTCTACAATCCTCACTATTGTTTCCCGAATTTCTCCTCTTTATCCAACTGCCTGCAGTTTGACACCAGCTAACCGATCTCTAGGCAGCTATCAGAACCTTCCAGAATCGACAGACGCTCGATGCATTTCAATTTTAGTTCTTCCCACACCGCCCCTCCACCAACAACACTCCTAGCCAAATACCTTTCAGCTCTACCCTCCACTTATCTGCGATTTATTTCCCCATCCACGCTCCAAAGGGACTGTCGCTGAGTGTGTTGCACTGAAAATATCATCTCCCTCAGCCCccaccctccgacagggcccactccctcagcactgaccctccgacagtgcccactccctcagcactgaccctccgacagtgcccactccctcagcaccgaccctccgacagtgcagcactccctcagcactgaccctccaacagtgcccactccctcagccccgaccctccgacagtgcccactccctcagccccaaccctctgactgtgcccactccctcagcactgaccctccgacattgcccactacctcagcactgaccctccgacagtgtggcactccctctgcaccgaccctctgacagtgcccactccctcagcacggaccctccgacagtgcggcactccctcagcacggaccgtccgacagtgcagcactccctcagcacggaccgtccgacagtgcagcactccctcagcactgaccctccgacagtgcagcactccctcagcactgaccctccgacagtgcccattccctcggcactgaccctccaacagtgcggcactccctcaacactgaccctctgacagtgcctgcttcctcagcactgaccctccgacagtgcccgctccctcagcactgaccctccgacagtgcggcgctccctcagcactgaccctccgacagtgcagcactccctcagcactgaccctccgaaagtgcagcactccctcagcactgaccctccgacagtgcccactccctcagcactgaccctccgacagtgcagcactccctcagcactgaccctccgacagcgcccactccctcagcgctgtcccttgTGCTGTCAGTCTGGAGTTTGGTTTGGGTCTGTCTCTGCTAtgacactgcccccctctcccccccccccccccccccccccacctcagtgCTGTGTTGCAGAGCTGTTGTAGTTCTGCTCCCAGAATATGGCCGAGCTGGTTGTCTCAGGAAGGTAGCCCTGTGCTGTGCTGAGAGACACCTAGCTGGGGTTTGGAAGGAGAGGTTGCTGTGTGTTCCTTGCCTCTGCTGCAGGATGGAAGGATGGTTGGTGTGCTCGCTCTGCCCAGTCTCACATGGTCACTGTTCAGCACCTCACCTTCCTGCACCCTGGGGAAGGACCGAGGGCTGCAGCTCTGATCGTTCGTGGGAGCTGAATGttcgttcacacacacacacacatcccccacacaaCACTCTCAAGGTTTCGAATGGTTCCTCCCCCCAGTGCAGCAGCACAAGGGATGCTCATGgctgtgtgtctgtatgcatgtgcacacgtgtgtgtatatatacacacGTGATGGTGGTGGGGACCGATGTACAGGTGTGTGTGCATGGCTACGTGTTAGTGTGTGGAGACACGTTTGCATGCATCTATTCATGTATGTAAGTACACGTGTGGGTGATTACGTGTTTGAGTGTATGTGTCATTGTGCacgtgtagagggagctttactctgtatctaaccccgtgctgtccctgtccctgggagtgtttgatggggacagtgtagagggagctttactctgtatctaaccctgtgctgtccctgtccctgggagtgtttgatgggggggacagtgtagaaggagctttactcggtatctaaccccttgctgtccctgtccctgggagtgtttgacagggggacaatgtagagggagctttactctgtatctaaccctgtgctgtccctgtcctgagagtgtttgatggggggacaatgtagaggaagctttactctgtatccaactccgtgctgtccctgtccctgggagtgtttgatggggggggggggacagtgtagaggaagctttactctgtatctaaccccgtgctgtccctgtccctgggagtgtttgatggggacagtgtagagggagctttactctgtatctaaccctgtgctgtccctgtccctgggagtgtttgatgggggggacagtgtagaaggagctttactcggtatctaaccccttgctgtccctgtccctgggagtgtttgacagGGGGACAATGTAAAGGTAGCTTTACTcagtatctaaccctgtgctgtccctgtccaggtTTGACGGGTGACTGTGCCCTGAACCAATCACCATCCAAGTGAAGAAACTCTGCTTTCGGCCTGAGTGGGTTGGCCTATTCTGTTGAGGCCTAGTCGCGAAGGCTTGGGGAAGTCAGGATCCTGTCACGGCTCGGCTGCCCTGGAAAACCCCCCACAGATTGGGATCCACTGGATCTGTCCAATGCCCTTACCTGTATGTTCCTCTTGAGGATCTGCTGGGTGAGCCGCACCTTGCTGGTGGCAGGGTCAAGGCCTGCCAGGGGGACGGTGACCTCCCCAATCACGTCGTCACGGGAATACCGGTCAAAGCTGAGCACCAGGAAGTGAAGGACCAGTTCCTGCAGCTGGCTGTACGGGATCCCATAAAAACTGAAGGTCTCGTCAAAGACGGGGTCCAGAGTCTTCCTGAGGACCCTTGTCTTTATCTTGTGCTTCCTCTCGGGCAGGATGGTCATCTTGACGTAGGGGTCCGAGCTCTGGGTGGTCTCGTCCACGACGGGTAGGCCTCGGGCCTCCTCAATGGTCACCACCAGGGCCTTCTTCACAAAGTTGTAGTCCACCGACAGGCAGAGGGTACCCAGTTGGACTCCGGACGCTGGGGACACTGGGGTCGGGCCTTCAGAGGGGctggtgctgctgctgctgctgtctctgGGGCAGGAGGACACAGTGTCTGGGCCTTTCTCATACTCAGTGGTGAACTGCAGCTGGTCGGGGAAGGGGGTACAGTTTGGAGGCACGGTCCcattctccgggtgctctggcacTCCACATAGCGGCTGCCCAGAGCTCTGACGACGGACTCCAGAGACCTTCTTCCTGTTGTTTAGATCCTTGGGGTAGATGCTGATGCCCTTGAGCATGTGGACGAACCGATATGGAGGGTTCTTGGACAGCTTGGGCTGCCGGTGGTGACAGCACGCCCACACAAACAGAGTCAGAGAGGCGGACACTACCAGCACCGTGGCCCCAATAAAACCCGCCACAATGGGAGAGacgtctgtcagagagagaggagaggactgGGGTCAGCGAGACAAGGTCGTAACAAGATGGCGTCCACACTCAACAACCTACTGCaatacacaccccccccccccactaaccCCAAACAACCCCCACATCACCGTCCACTCAATACCTCACACTAACCCCACACATCACCGTCCCCTCAATACCCCACACCAACCCCACACATCACCGTCCCCTCaataccccacacacacccctcccacatCACCGTCCACTCaataccccacacacacccctcccacatCACCGTCCACTCAataccccacactaaccccacacATCACCGTCCACTCAataccccacactaaccccacacATCACCGTCCCCTCAataccccacactaaccccacacATCACCGTCCACTCAATACCTCACACTAACCCCACACATCACCGTCCCCTCAataccccacactcacccccccacatcACCGTCCACTCaataccccacacacacccctcccacatCACCGTCCACTCaataccccacacacacccctcccacatCACCGTCCACTCAataccccacactaaccccacacATCACCGTCCCCTCAataccccacactaaccccacacATCACCGTCCACTCAataccccacactaaccccacacATCACCGTCCACTCAataccccacactaaccccacacATCACCGTCCCCTCAataccccacactaaccccacacATCACCGTCCCCACAataccccacactaaccccacacATCACCGTCCCCACAATACCACACACTAACCCCACACATCACCGTCCACTCAataccccacactaaccccacacATCACCGTCCCCTCAataccccacactaaccccacacATCACCGTCCCCTCaataccccacacacacccctcccacatCACCGTCCACTCaataccccacacacacccccctcccacaTCACCGTCCACTCaataccccacacacccctcccacatCACCGACCACTCAATACCTCACACTAAGCCCACACATCACCGTCCCCTCAataccccacactaaccccacacATCACCGTCCACTCAataccccacactaaccccacacATCACCGTCCCCTCAATACCCCACACATCACCGTCCCCTCAataccccacactaaccccacacATCACCGTCCACTCAataccccacactaaccccacactTCACCGTCCACTCAataccccacactaaccccacactTCACCGTCCACTCaataccccacacacacccctcccacatCACCGTCCACTCAataccccacactcaccccacacatCACCGTCCCCTCAataccccacactcaccccacacatCACCGTCCCCTCAATACCCCACACATCACCGTCCCCTCAataccccacactaaccccacacATCACCGTCCCCTCAATACCCCACACATCACCGTCCCCTCAATACCCCACATTAACCCCACACATCACCGTCCACTCAataccccacactaaccccacacATCACCTTCCCCTCAATACCCCACTAACTCCACACATCACCGTCCACTTAataccccacactaaccccacacATCACCGTCCCCTCaataccccacacacacccctcccacatCACCGTCC
Coding sequences within:
- the LOC140475285 gene encoding synaptotagmin-11-like; translation: MLKGISIYPKDLNNRKKVSGVRRQSSGQPLCGVPEHPENGTVPPNCTPFPDQLQFTTEYEKGPDTVSSCPRDSSSSSTSPSEGPTPVSPASGVQLGTLCLSVDYNFVKKALVVTIEEARGLPVVDETTQSSDPYVKMTILPERKHKIKTRVLRKTLDPVFDETFSFYGIPYSQLQELVLHFLVLSFDRYSRDDVIGEVTVPLAGLDPATSKVRLTQQILKRNIQKCVSRGELLVSVSYQPVAHRLTVVVLKAQHLPKMDIIGLSDPYVKVNLFLGRRRVAKRKTHMKKCTQNPVFNELFSFEIRAESLREVSLELLLVNFDRTTKNEVVGSILLGQLSPSPSGVEHWREVLENPRRQITKWHCLGEY